In a genomic window of Salminus brasiliensis chromosome 12, fSalBra1.hap2, whole genome shotgun sequence:
- the bod1l1 gene encoding uncharacterized protein bod1l1 isoform X1, with amino-acid sequence MAGLPPGDPQMVAMIVNHLKTQGLFDQFRRDCLADVDTKPAYLHLRQRVDNFVSNHLSNHTWSPQLNKNQLRNSIRQLVLQSGMLEQGVDRIVAQVVDPKIHHIFRPQVERVVRQFLSPGSHIEEEEPPLAPGPLGDRQEAQLPSPGPASSAVADSADSGSSQSQSQDPSSSRIQSGEPALDGLATGAERGEADMSLVEEEEMEMEVEEQSEREGQKPASKGEASSEREHDRDREVEMEVEREAEAEEVKKEEEMEERDEKEKEDKDEMKEKSSSSSGKASGKSREESQETEAQKSSTDTQHIRQRARERLKEEYSLEDSDLEGLSDITVSSVHTSDLSSFEGESEDDQLPSDSTEEGEITSEDEKVQRKSAGEDSEDSKEKRPRGSRQGYIHKPFLYSRYYSDSDDEVTVEQRRRSVAKEKEERVLKRQQNRERLEDKRRQKALQAEEKAQQTSSNQDATRPQAKEARKEKKVLEKKVALSRKRKRDSRKEDDAGSRRKQEEADSIKKEEVLKSKAVPPKPVRKPSEVEEQRRRKSGSISEDASEPRKVLDKNRTHSFILDLETGTEEALRQRGGGKSERHGRKDSQPKEKERREKEKERSVSDERSRHKQKPESRKGGDTQVEEKEGVSAKGTGDEKGDRKGTKVKGDKKTSVPVREGRASVSEGSAAAEEGTLKDVRKGKISSEIPKDKDRERLKGEKTSKSDLKQLHRLDSTGSAEDKLEVEATSEVLKKKDKHSKDLLKRSKSHTEAKPVEKGKSRQDSKDSGAGEASKHSDLDKESRKAKESVKSVSEKQRSKSRDDLKPQSPLATKSDKRSPGQEARSKAGTPPIKPESSKEKKKEGASREDRKASEDRALEKGKEAKSSKKASEKKSKESEKKAGESEKEKRSTQAVGLSSASPGSAAVGKEVQAAETVTTLSATQVKSDLTAPQVSETKSDLTAPQVSETKSDLTAPQPMDTESNVSAPQALDTESNLTEPKTLDVKSDLTASQAVEPECSLPAPQSLDAESNLAASQALDTESDLTAPRPMDTESNVSAPQALDTESNLTQPQTLETESNLTQPQTLETESNLTEPQTLDTESNLTEPQTLDAKSDLAASQAVEPECSLPAPQSLDAESNLTAPQALDEESNLSASQAVETENNLTASQDMDSESDFTASQAIAMESDLPAPELKDEKSNLAATHAVETECSLVVSQALETSDLTASQVTATESDIPATEAMDVESNLPSSQALHAESDQTATQALEAENELTAPQSMDMESNPTTPPVLDSVTESNPTVLQALDTEADLPAPQALESIAKSDLTASQVLGTDSNLPAPRVSECLTGSNITTIQASEALAESNVGAPQTSETVAESNLTTSQALETESNPTAQQTSETLAESTLAAPQTLETESDLTAPQDSEMLTESNLTTPQTTETLAESNPTAPQTSETLAESNPTGPQTSETLAESTLAAPQTLETESDLTAPQDSEMLTESNLTTPQDSEMLTESNLTTPQTSETLAESNPTAPQTSETLAESNPTAPQTSETLAESTLAAPQTLETESDLTAPQDSEMLTESNLTTPQTSETLAESNLTNPQTSETLAESNPTAPQASEMLTKSNLTSPQALETESDLTASQASETLAESNPAVPQVLDAKRESDLSEKTPCPPTVTCSESDLVPTTAPQASSTLPASDLTPADSSSTPAPDDMYDALSDITPEPEDDEEIAMRLTESQTQPRPIPVEADALLTLMDVCASAAKNDVMGMPERQDTEGSLEEADRKMKEAALALLSMDPDLSVAQSPVTMETITVAMEEEGHSSSGDAGDVSETPAEEKQESETGAAADSLPCVMESDSQGGAQRPGGAETVLVAEEASAEAESRQTHTDTPAEGTASTNTEDQSAEVQLETGEQEEQNMSAAETSGVDQSEAAEHSESTEPEAVQEKKPARRGRPPKLVKQASSASKSDGPEEDRSDVSEADDRAEGRVTRKGRRSSQRAAPVKESAAKTHTDQQSGARETEKTAQKKSEDEEADEGAESRAPRRGRSSKLTDPPQKEEEPKEQLRRGRRSGAQTAPTAKPALKRKRSDQAEDSGKEPPAEEEEEELVKKARVHSESVSENTEEKEEQEKCSSEGEEEKKEEGGEKEETEEEEKEEPVKKARRGRPSKSTPVTDETVKKEEETEEAEDEDEKEEEETVTRATTRAASRLEAEKNKPSKPSTRAVSKLSGKEESSPNTRASRSQVSAVVKGRKREASSPTPRTRGAHKAEEPASKRTKR; translated from the exons ATGGCTGGTTTACCCCCCGGAGACCCCCAGATGGTCGCTATGATCGTGAATCATCTGAAAACGCAGGGTCTGTTTGACCAGTTCAGGCGGGACTGTCTGGCGGACGTGGACACGAAG CCTGCTTACCTGCATCTGAGGCAACGAGTGGACAACTTTGTGTCCAACCACTTGTCCAACCATACTTGGAGCCCCCAGCTGAACAAGAACCAGCTACGGAACAGCATCAGACAGCTGGTGCTGCA GTCTGGAATGCTGGAGCAAGGTGTGGACCGCATTGTGGCCCAGGTGGTCGATCCTAAGATTCATCACATCTTTCGGCCGCAGGTGGAGCGGGTCGTGAGGCAGTTCCTGTCTCCCGGTAGTCATATAGAAGAGGAGGAGCCTCCACTTGCTCCAGGCCCATTGGGGGACAGACAGGAAGCTCAACTGCCGTCTCCAG GTCCAGCCTCCAGCGCAGTCGCTGACTCGGCAGATTCCGGTTCCTCTCAGAGTCAG AGCCAGGATCCATCCAGCAGCAGGATCCAAAGCGGAGAGCCAGCCCTGGATGGCCTGGCCACTGGAGCCGAGCGGGGAGAGGCAGACATGAGCCttgtggaggaagaggagatggagatggaggtggaggagcagagtgagagggagggaCAGAAGCCTGCAAGCAAAGGAGAGGCAAGCAGTGAGCGAGAGCATGACAGAGACAGGGAGgtggagatggaggtggagagagaggcagaggctgAGGAggtgaagaaggaggaggagatggaggagagagatgagaaggagaaagaagataaagatgagatgaaggagaagagcagcagcagcagtgggaaAGCATCTGggaagagcagagaggagagcCAGGAGACGGAGGCACAGAAATCCAGCACGGATACACAGCACATCCGCCAGAGAGCCCGAGAGAGGCTTAAAGAAG AATACTCTCTGGAGGACTCTGATCTGGAGGGTCTGAGTGATATCACCGTGAGCTCGGTGCACACCAGTGATCTGTCTTCGTTCGAGGGCGAGAGTGAGGACGATCAGCTACCGTCTGACTCCACTGAGGAAGGAGAGATCACGTCCGAGG ATGAGAAGGTTCAGAGGAAGTCTGCTGGCGAGGACTCTGAAGACAGTAAGGAGAAAAGGCCTCGCGGATCACGACAAGGCTACATCCACAAGCCTTTCCTGTACTCCCGTTACTATAGCGACTCTGATGACGAGGTGACGGTGGAGCAGCGACGACGCTCGGTG GcgaaggagaaagaggagagggtGTTGAAGAGGCAGCAGAATCGGGAGCGTCTGGAGGATAAGAGGAGACAGAAGGCGTTGCAGGCTGAGG AAAAAGCGCAGCAGACCTCATCCAATCAAGACGCTACACGACCCCAAGCGAAGGAGGCACGGAAGGAGAAAAAGGTTCTAGAGAAGAAGGTGGCGCTCagcaggaaaaggaaaagagatTCACG AAAGGAGGACGACGCTGGAAGCAGAAGAAAGCAAGAGGAGGCAGATTCAATAAAGAAGGAG GAGGTGCTAAAGAGTAAAGCGGTTCCTCCGAAGCCTGTGAGAAAGCCGTCTGAGGTGGAGGAGCAGCGCAGGAGGAAGAGTGGCAGCATTTCTGAAGACGCGAGCGAGCCACGCAAGGTCCTCGACAAAAACCGCACCCACTCGTTCATCCTGGACTTGGAGACGGGAACGGAGGAGGCGCTCCGACAGAGAGGCGGTGGGAAAAGTGAGCGGCACGGCCGCAAAGACAGCCAGCCCAAAGAGAAAGagcggagagagaaagagaaggagcggAGCGTGTCTGACGAACGGTCCAGGCACAAACAGAAGCCGGAGAGCAGAAAAGGAGGCGATACTCAGGTGGAGGAAAAGGAGGGAGTGTCTGCCAAAGGCACAGGTGATGAGAAGGGAGATAGGAAAGGGACAAAGGTTAAAGGAGACAAGAAGACCTCTGTGCCTGTCCGAGAAGGAAGAGCATCCGTTTCTGAGGGTTCTGCTGCCGCAGAGGAGGGAACCCTGAAGGACGTGAGGAAAGGAAAGATCTCTTCAGAGATTCCCaaggacaaagacagagagagactgaaaggaGAAAAGACTAGTAAGAGTGACCTAAAACAGCTGCATCGCCTAGACTCCACAGGCTCCGCTGAGGACAAGCTAGAAGTTGAGGCCACTTCAGAAGTCCtcaaaaagaaagacaagcaCTCCAAAGATCTTCTGAAAAGATCCAAGAGTCACACAGAGGCCAAACCTGTGGAGAAGGGTAAGAGCAGGCAGGACAGCAAGGATTCAGGTGCAGGCGAGGCTTCCAAACACTCGGATCTAGACAAGGAATCCAGAAAGGCCAAAGAATCTGTAAAGTCTGTCTCGGAAAAACAAAGATCCAAGTCCAGAGATGATTTGAAACCTCAGAGTCCGCTAGCAACGAAGTCAGACAAGAGGTCCCCGGGACAAGAGGCCAGGAGTAAAGCAGGAACGCCTCCAATCAAGCCAGAGTCCTccaaggaaaagaagaaggaggGAGCGTCGAGAGAAGATAGGAAAGCTTCTGAGGATCGTGCTCTTGAGAAAGGGAAAGAAGCAAAAAGCTCAAAGAAAGCGAGTGAGAAAAAGAGCAAAGAGTCTGAGAAGAAAGCTGGAGAAAGCGAGAAGGAAAAGAGGAGCACTCAAGCAGTTGGACTCTCCTCTGCTTCTCCAGGTTCTGCTGCTGTTGGTAAAGAGGTACAGGCTGCGGAAACAGTGACCACACTTTCAGCCACACAAGTGAAGTCTGATCTCACAGCCCCACAGGTCTCAGAGACGAAGTCTGATCTCACAGCCCCACAGGTCTCAGAGACGAAGTCTGATCTCACAGCTCCACAGCCTATGGATACGGAGTCTAATGTCTCAGCCCCACAGGCCTTGGATACAGAGTCTAATCTAACAGAGCCAAAGACCTTAGATGTAAAGTCTGATCTCACAGCCTCACAGGCAGTTGAGCCAGAATGTAGTCTCCCAGCTCCACAGTCTTTGGATGCAGAGTCTAATCTTGCAGCCTCACAGGCCCTGGACACAGAGTCTGATCTCACAGCTCCACGGCCTATGGATACGGAGTCTAATGTCTCAGCCCCACAGGCCTTGGATACAGAGTCTAATCTAACACAGCCACAGACCTTGGAAACAGAGTCTAATCTAACACAGCCACAGACCTTGGAAACAGAGTCTAATCTAACAGAGCCACAGACCTTGGATACGGAGTCTAATCTAACAGAGCCACAGACCTTGGATGCAAAGTCTGATCTCGCAGCCTCACAGGCAGTAGAGCCAGAATGTAGTCTCCCAGCTCCACAGTCTTTGGATGCAGAGTCTAATCTCACAGCCCCACAGGCCCTGGATGAAGAGTCCAATCTTTCAGCCTCACAGGCAGTGGAGACAGAAAATAATCTCACAGCATCACAGGACATGGACTCAGAATCTGATTTTACGGCCTCACAGGCCATTGCCATGGAGTCTGATCTCCCAGCCCCAGAGTTAAAGGACGAGAAATCTAATCTTGCAGCCACACATGCAGTGGAGACAGAGTGTAGTCTTGTAGTCTCACAGGCCTTGGAGACATCTGATCTGACTGCCTCACAGGTCACTGCCACAGAGTCTGATATCCCAGCCACAGAGGCAATGGACGTGGAATCTAACCTTCCATCCTCTCAGGCTTTACATGCAGAATCTGATCAGACAGCCACACAAGCCTTGGAGGCAGAGAATGAACTCACAGCCCCACAGTCCATGGACATGGAGTCTAATCCTACAACTCCACCTGTCTTAGATTCTGTCACAGAGTCTAATCCTACAGTCCTACAGGCTTTGGACACAGAGGCTGATCTCCCAGCCCCACAGGCCTTAGAGTCTATTGCAAAGTCTGATCTCACAGCCTCGCAGGTCTTGGGTACAGATTCTAATCTGCCAGCCCCACGGGTCTCAGAGTGTCTCACAGGTTCTAATATTACAACCATACAGGCATCAGAAGCTCTTGCAGAGTCTAATGTGGGAGCCCCACAGACCTCAGAAACTGTTGCAGAGTCTAATCTCACAACCTCACAGGCCTTGGAAACGGAGTCTAATCCGACAGCCCAACAGACATCAGAAACTCTTGCAGAGTCTACACTTGCAGCTCCACAGACCTTAGAGACGGAGTCTGATTTGACAGCCCCACAGGACTCAGAAATGCTTACAGAATCTAACCTCACAACCCCACAGACCACAGAAACTCTTGCAGAGTCTAATCCGACAGCCCCACAGACCTCAGAAACTCTCGCAGAGTCTAATCCGACAGGCCCCCAGACATCAGAAACTCTTGCAGAGTCTACACTTGCAGCTCCACAGACCTTAGAGACGGAGTCTGATCTTACAGCCCCACAGGACTCAGAAATGCTTACAGAATCTAATCTCACAACCCCACAGGACTCAGAAATGCTTACAGAATCTAATCTCACAACCCCACAGACATCAGAAACTCTTGCAGAGTCTAATCCGACAGCCCCACAGACATCAGAAACTCTTGCAGAGTCTAATCCGACAGCCCCACAGACATCAGAAACTCTTGCAGAGTCTACACTTGCAGCTCCACAGACATTAGAGACGGAGTCTGATCTTACAGCCCCACAGGACTCAGAAATGCTTACAGAATCAAATCTCACAACCCCACAAACCTCAGAAACTCTTGCAGAGTCTAATCTCACAAACCCACAAACCTCAGAAACTCTTGCAGAGTCTAATCCGACAGCCCCACAGGCCTCAGAAATGCTTACAAAATCTAATCTCACATCTCCACAAGCCTTGGAGACAGAATCTGATCTGACAGCCTCACAGGCCTCAGAAACTCTTGCAGAGTCTAATCCAGCAGTCCCACAGGTCCTGGATGCAAAAAGAGAATCTGATCTTTCTGAAAAAACACCCTGCCCGCCCACGGTGACCTGCTCAGAGTCTGATCTTGTGCCCACAACAGCCCCTCAGGCTTCAAGCACACTCCCAGCATCCGATCTCACCCCTGCTGATTCCAGCAGTACACCTGCTCCTGACGACATGTATGATGCCCTGAGCGACATCACTCCAGAACCTGAGGATGACGAGGAAATAGCCATGAGGCTCACAGAGAGCCAAACGCAGCCCCGCCCAATCCCTGTGGAGGCCGACGCCCTCCTGACCCTGATGGACGTCTGTGCCTCTGCTGCCAAAAACGATGTGATGGGTATGCCTGAAAGGCAGGACACAGAGGGCTCGTTAGAGGAAGCGGACAGGAAAATGAAGGAAGCGGCTCTTGCTCTGCTATCCATGGACCCGGACCTGTCAGTGGCTCAGAGTCCTGTCACCATGGAGACGATAACAGTTGCAATGGAGGAAGAAGGACATTCGTCCTCTGGAGATGCAGGAGATGTGTCCGAAACGCCTGCAGAGGAAAAACAGGAGTCTGAAACCGGAGCAGCTGCTGATTCCCTTCCATGTGTGATGGAGAGTGACTCTCAGGGTGGAGCTCAACGCCCTGGTGGTGCGGAGACCGTACTGG TTGCAGAAGAAGCTTCAGCTGAGGCGGAGTCCAGGCAGACTCATACCGACACTCCGGCTGAGGGCACGGCCTCTACCAACACAGAG GACCAGTCTGCAGAGGTGCAGCTGGAAACTGGAGAGCAAGAGGAGCAGAACATGAGCGCAGCAGAGACCTCGG GTGTGGATCAGAGTGAAGCTGCAGAGCACTCAGAGTCT ACTGAACCAGAGGCTGTGCAGGAGAAGAAACCGGCACGGAGAGGGCGGCCCCCCAAACTAGTCAAGCAAGCCA GCAGTGCGTCCAAGTCTGATGGCCCGGAGGAGGACAGGTCCGATGTGTCCGAAGCG GATGACCGCGCGGAGGGCAGAGTGACCCGTAAAGGGCGGCGGTCCAGTCAGAGAGCAGCGCCAGTGAAGGAAAGCG CAGCTAAAACTCATACTGACCAGCAGAGCGGCGCCAGAGAGACCGAAAAAACAGCCCAGAAAAAA AGTGAGGATGAGGAGGCTGATGaaggagcagagagcagagctccACGCCGAGGAAGATCTTCTAAACTCACAGACCCTCCTCAAAAGGAGGAGGAGCCAAAAGAG cagtTGCGCAGAGGACGGCGATCTGGAGCTCAGACTGCCCCTACAG CTAAACCTGCACTGAAGAGGAAGAGATCTGACCAGGCTGAGGATTCTGGGAAA GAACCAccagctgaggaggaggaggaggaacttGTCAAAAAGGCCAGAGTTCACAGCG agagtgtgtctgaaaatacggaggagaaagaagagcaGGAGAAGTGCAGCagtgagggagaggaggagaagaaagaggagggaggagagaaggaggagact gaagaagaggagaaagaggaacCAGTGAAGAAGGCCCGCAGAGGCAGACCCTCAAAAAGCACCCCTGTAACAGATGAGACGG tgaagaaagaagaagagaccGAAGAggctgaggatgaggatgaaaaggaagaagaagagacGGTAACGAGGGCCACGACTCGCGCTGCCTCTCGTCTGGAGGCTGAGAA gaATAAACCCAGCAAGCCATCGACCAGAGCTGTCAGCAAACTGAGTGGGAAAGAGGAAAGCTCTCCAAACACacg AGCTTCCCGCAGTCAGGTGTCTGCAGTAGTGAAAGGGCGCAAGCGTGAGGCGAGTTCCCCGACACCTCGCACCCGTGGTGCCCACAAAGCTGAAGAACCAGCCTCCAAGAGAACCAAGCGGTGA